The Candidatus Thermoplasmatota archaeon nucleotide sequence GCTTTCACTGGTTTTACTAACTATTGGATAAAGGAGGTGTTAAGTTGACACTCTCCTTCTAAAAAGAAGCAATAATAAAATACTTAAAAACCTATTTCTCATTTGATATGAGGGCAGTAATTCCAGCAGCAGGCTTAGGAACAAGGTTTCTGCCTGCAACTAAAGCTCAGCCAAAAGAAATGCTACCTTTAGTTGATAAACCTGCTATTCAATATGTAGTTGAAGAAGCAGTAGCAAGTGGAATAAAAGATATTATTATAGTGACGGGGAGAGGTAAAAGAGCAATTGAAGACCATTTTGATAAGTCTTTTGAGCTTGAGCATATTCTAAGGAGGGATGGTAAAGAAGAGGAGCTGAAAGAAGTTCAGAGAATTTCTAATCTTGCGAATATTCATTATGTAAGGCAGAAAGAGCAACGCGGCTTAGGAGATGCAATTCTTTGCGCTAAAGAATTTATCGGTAAAGAGCCTTTTGCTGTTTTGCTTGGAGATGATATCGTAATATCAGATGTGCCGTGCACCGAACAATTAATCGAAGTATATGAAAAATATAAAAGCTCGATAATCGCAGTTGAGAAAGTACCTGAAGATAAAATTGAAACTTATGGTATAATCAAGCCGAAACCGAATAAAGGGCCGATATATGAGGTTATAGATTTGGTTGAAAAGCCAAAGCCTCAAGAAGCTCCTTCAAATTTGGGTATTTTAGGCAGGTATATACTTACACCAGAAATATTTGGTTGTATAGAGGATACGCCACCCGGAAAAAACAATGAAATTCAGCTTACTGATGCATTAAAAATTTTAGGAAAGAAGCAGAAGATATATGCTTACGAATTTATCGGCAAAAGATATGATTTAGGCAACAAAATGGACTGGCTGAAAACTACTATTGAGTTTGCATTTGATAGAGAAGAATTTAGAGAAGAACTGAAAAAATTTCTTGCTGAGAAATTATGAGCTTCTTGTTCGGAGTGAAAGCAGGCTGGTATGATGTCTATACAATGCTAAAATTAAATGTTGATTTAGTTGAGATTTTTATAGGTAAGAGAGACCTTATTGAGTATAATGATAAGACGATAGAAATATTTACTGGTGTTTTGGAGAATTACAATGTAAATGCTGTTGTGCACGCTCCTGAGTATTACGAAGATTTTCTTGTAGATATTGCTAGTAC carries:
- the galU gene encoding UTP--glucose-1-phosphate uridylyltransferase GalU, whose amino-acid sequence is MRAVIPAAGLGTRFLPATKAQPKEMLPLVDKPAIQYVVEEAVASGIKDIIIVTGRGKRAIEDHFDKSFELEHILRRDGKEEELKEVQRISNLANIHYVRQKEQRGLGDAILCAKEFIGKEPFAVLLGDDIVISDVPCTEQLIEVYEKYKSSIIAVEKVPEDKIETYGIIKPKPNKGPIYEVIDLVEKPKPQEAPSNLGILGRYILTPEIFGCIEDTPPGKNNEIQLTDALKILGKKQKIYAYEFIGKRYDLGNKMDWLKTTIEFAFDREEFREELKKFLAEKL